Genomic segment of Erythrobacter sp. BLCC-B19:
CCGCGCGCTGTATGAGGGCAAGGACAGGTTCGAACACGTCTCGGCCCGGCCCGATTTTGCCGTGCTGCTGTTCCCGGTCGTCACCCTGCGCGCGCCTTACGACACCACCCGCACCCGCCGCGAGATCGTGGGTGACAAACCCACGCCCGAGGCCGAGGCCGCGTGGTCGCTCGATACCTATGCGGCCAAGGACGCGCCGCCGACCATCATCTTCGCCGCCGCCGACGATCCGACCACGCCGCCGGGGCACGGCATCCTCTTGTTCCAGTCCCTCATCGCCGCCGGGGCAAGCGCGGAGCTGCATCTGTTCCGCGATGGCGGCCATGGCTGGGGACTGGGCACGCCCGATCAGGTCATCAGCCAATGGCCGGGGCTGTTCGCACATTGGGCACAATCACTCAAAATCATCGAAAAACGGGGAGAATAATCATGTCCACCAATCTCTTGAGCAGGTTCGCGCTGATGTGCGGGGCCAGCCTGATTGCTGCCACCGCCGCCCAGGCGCAGGACGCTGTCGAACTGCCGCCGACCACGCCCGAGGAAGACGTCAGCCGCGAAATCGTGGTCACCGGCACCCAGATCCAGGGGGCCAAGATCAACGACGTGCTGCCCGTCACCGTGGTGGACGAGATCGACATTGCCAACGTCGCTGCGACATCGGGCGATGAGCTGTTCCGCGCGATCCCGCAGGCGGGCAGCGTCGCCTTCAACGAACAGAACGACGTCACCTCCAACAATGCCCGCGGCGATGCCGCCTCGATCAACCTGCGCGATCTGGGCACGGGCAACACCCTGCTGCTGATCAACGGGCGGCGCATGGTGCTGAACCCCGGCTTCCAGACCGAACTGCTGGTGCCGGTGGTCAGCCCTGACACCAACGAGATTGCCCCGGGCAGCGTGCGCCGGCTCGAAGTGCTGCGCGACGGCGCTTCGGCGATCTACGGCGCGGATGCGGTGGCGGGCGTGGTCAACACCGTCCTGCGCGGCAACCGCAAGGGCGGCTTCATCGAAGGCGAATACCGCGATTCCGACGGCACCGGACTTTACAGCACCCAGATCAACGGCGGCTACGGCTTCGACTTTGCCGACGGGCGCGCGAACCTCACCGTCTATGGCGGCTATTTCTACGAAAACGGCATGGACGCGTCCGAGCGGGCCTACTCCGCCGATGACGACAAGACCCCGCTGCTGGTTGGCACCGATTTCGAAGGCGACACGCAGTTCAACAACCGCAACACTTTCGGCCCGTTCGGCCAGTTCGACATCCAGATCACCAACAACAACCAGACCCCGATCCGCGATGACGATTTCTATCTCCAGCCCTCGACCTTCACGGGCTGCCGCCTCGAATTCGGCAACGGGCTGTGCGCGCGCAACGGCGACAACCCGACAGCCGCCGTGCGCTACAACCGCGCCTTCGGCACCACGCTGATCAGCGAAAAGTCCCGCTACAACGCGGCCTTGCTGTTCAACTATGAGTTCAGCGACAACATCGAAGGCTATTTCGAGGGCACCTATTATCGCTCGGAAAGCAGCCGCAACATCACGCCCGCCGCGATCCTCAGCGCGGTGCCGGTGGGCATCAGCCGCAATGCCTATTGGAACCCCTTCGGCCCGGTGACCTTCCCCGGCGGCGCAGCCAACCCCAACCGCCTGCCGGGCCTCACTGTCCCCGCCAGCGGCGCGGATGTGATCATGGAGCGTTACCGCTTCGTCGACGCGGGCAACCGTACGGTCGATGTCGACAAGGACAGCTATCGCCTTGTCGCAGGGCTGAAGGGCAATTTCGGCAACTGGGATTTCGACACCGGCTTCGTCTATTCCGAAGCCCGCGCGACCGACCTTGAAGGCAACCGCGTTTCGCTCACCCTGCTGCAACAGGCGATCAACAAGTCGACGCCCGATGCCTACAACCCGTTCAACGGCGGCTGCGTGACCGGCGATCCGGGCAATGACGATTGCACCCCCAACCCGACCAGCAGCATCGACCCGTTCCGCATCAGCGTGTTCCGCAAGGGCGGCACCAGCCTTGCGCTCGCCGATTTCAAGGTCAGCAATTCCAGCCTGTTCACTCTGCCCGGCGGCGATGTCGGGGTGGCAGCCGGGATCGAGTGGCGCCGCGAGACCTTCTTCGATGACCGCGACCCGCGCATCGATGGCACCATCACCTGGACCGACAGCGTCACCGGCGTGTTCGACGGCAGCGACGTGGTCGGCACCAGCGCCTCGCCCGACACCAGCGGAACGCGCGTGGTGTGGTCGGCCTTTGCCGAAACCTTCGTGCCCCTCGTCAGCGAGGACATGGAGATCCCGCTGATCGCCGCGCTCAACCTCCAGCTGGCTGGCCGGATGGAGCACTTCCGCGACATTGACGAGACCGCCATCGTCCCGCGCGCGGCCGCCTCGTGGACCGTGGTGCCGGGGCTGATGTTCCGCGGCGCATGGTCACAGGGCTTCCGCGCGCCGAACCTCGTGCAGGTCAATGACGAAGGCACCACGCGGTCGAACACCCGTGACGATTTCGTGCGGTGTCAGGCGCAGGTCATCAAGGGCCAGCTCGCCAACCTCGGCATTTGTCCGGGCGAGGGCGTGATCAGCTTCCGTTCCGGCACCGACCAGCTCCAGCCGGAAGACAGCGAGAGCATCAATCTGGGCGCGGTGCTCGAACCCGCGTTCATTCCGGGCCTGACGCTGACCGCGGATTACTGGCGCGTGAAGCAGACCGGCCTTGTCGGCACCTTCGGCGACGATAACGCAATCGCGCTCGACCTGCTGTTGCGCCAGACCGGCAGCAGCAACCCCAACGTGATCCGCGCCACGCCGACGCAGGAACAGATCGACCTCTACGCCGGCACCGGCCTCGCAGCGGCGGGCGACATCATCCGCGTGCTTGACCCCTATCTCAACCTCGACAGCCGCGTGTCGAAGGGCTGGGACTTCGGCCTTGCCTACAACGTCCCCGATTTCGGGATCGGCAAGTTCCGCCTGCGGTTCAACGCGGCGCGGCTGGAAAGCTTTGTCCAGTCCGCCGGGCCGGACGGCCAAACCCTGCTCGATGCGGTCGCCTCCGGCGCGCTGCCGCCCGAAGTGCGGATCGAAGGGCTTGGGCAGCTGCTCGAGATCGAGGGGCGGCCCAAGTGGCGCTTCACCGGTTCGGTCAACTGGGACAACGGCCCGGTCGATGTGGGTCTGTTCGCGCAATATGTCGGTGCGGTCTGGAACACCAGCGTCACCCGCGATGTGCCGCTGGTGTCGGACGATCCCAATGCCAACTTCTGGCGCGTCAATGATATGCTGACCATCAACGCGACGGTCAGCTACAGCTTCGAGGATGAAGGCCTGCTCGAAGGCACCCGCATCCGGCTGGGGGTGAACAATATCTTCGACGTCGATCCGCCGCTGGCCGACGACACCTATGGCTACCTCAGCGCGCTGCACTCGCCGCGCGGGCGGGTGTTCCGGGTTGAAGTGCGCAAGTCGTTCTGACAGGCTCCCGGCCCATGGGGATTGCGATGCGACACCTTTGGGCCGGGCTGGCCCTGCTGGCGGGGGGCTGCGCGGCATCGCCGCCTCCCGCGCCCGACATGGCGGCGGCGGGGGCGAACAGCTGCCGTTCGGCCAGCGTCACCATCGCCTATGATTTCGACGGCGCGCCTCCCCTCGCCTGCGCGGTGACGGGGGAGCGCGCCTTCGAACTGCTCGTCACCCCCGAACACGCCCCGCCGATCAACCCCAGCCCGTGGTATGCCTTCCGCTACACCGCGCAGGGCGACGGCCCTGTCAGCGTGACCTTGCGCTATCTCGAAGGCGGGCATCGCTACGCCCCCAAGCTCGCCACCGACGGCAGTTGGCGCGAGATTCCGGCCGAAGTCAGCGCCGATGGCAAAGCTGCGCGGATCGATCTGCCGCCCGGCGCAGGCGTCATTGCTGCGCAGGAGTTGATGGAGCCGGTGCTGGCCCGGCAGGCGCTCTCGCGCTGGGCGGAACAGGGCGGGACAGAGGTGTTCACCCTCGGCACTTCGCATGATGGCCGCCCGATTGACGCGATCCGGCTGGGCCGCCCCGATGCGCCCCGGCTGGTGGTGCTGCTCGGACGGCAGCACCCTCCTGAAGTGACTGGCGCAATTGCGATGGAGGCCTTTGTGGGTGCCCTCGCCGCCCGAGCGGGGGACTTAGGCGATGTGCAGGTGCTGGTTGTACCGATGCTCAACCCCGATGGCGTGGTGCGCGGGCACTGGCGCGCGAACCGTGGCGCAGTCGATCTGAACCGCGACTGGGGCGCCTTCACCCAGCCCGAAACCCGAAGCGTCAAGGCATGGCTCGATGCCCTGCCCCAAGGCGTGCGTCCGGTGCTGATGGTGGATTTCCACTCCACCAGCCGCAACCTGTTCTATGTGCAGGGCGATGCCGAGGCGACCCCGGCGCAGCAGCGCTTCCTTGGCGCATGGCTGGAGGGCAAGGAAGCGGCCTTCGCGGGCTATCCCTTCACCATCGAAAAGCGCAACGCCAATCCGGGCAGCGGCACGACGAAGAACTGGTTTCACGCGACTTACGCCATCCCCGCCTATACCTATGAGGTCGGCGACAAGGCTGACCGCGCCGCGACCCGAGCGGCGGCACAGGCGCTGGCAGAGGGGATGCTGAAAGCGTTGGGCGAATAAGGCGAGCGCGCGCCTAGCCCATCCACTCCTCACCCAGAGCGTCGGCCACCACGGCTGCGCGCAAGGCGGCGATGCCCATGCCCTTTTCGCTGCTGGTGAGGTGGATGTCCGGGTGCGCGGCGACGTGCTTTTTCGCTTCGGCGGCGGTGGCGCCTGCGACCTTTTCGAGGTCGCTCGCCTTGATCTTGTCGGTCTTGGTGAGGACAATCCGGTATCCGACCGCAGCCTGATCCAGCATCGTCATCATCGTGCGGTCCACGTCCTTGATGCCGTGGCGGCTGTCGATCAGCACCAGCGTGCGCGCCAGCACCTGCCGCCCGCGCAGATAGCTGTTCACCAGCGCCTTCCACTTCTCGACCACCTTTACCGGCGCCTTGGCAAAGCCATAACCCGGCATATCGACCAGCCGGAACAGCGGCAGAGCGCCCTCATCCTCGGGCCTGCCGACATCGAAGAAGTTGAGCTCCTGCGTCCGACCCGGCGTCACCGAAGCCCGCGCAATCGCCTTGCGCCCCGTCAGCGCGTTGAGCAGCGAGGACTTGCCGACGTTCGACCGGCCGCAGAACGCAATCTCGGGCACCACCGGATCAGGCAGGAATTGCAGCTGCGGGGCAGAGCGCAGGAAATCGACCGGCCCTGAAAAGAGCCGCGATGCCGCTTCCTCGGCCTCGGCCTGACGTTCGGGATCGGTCACGCCGCTATCCCTTCCCGGCCTTCTCCGCCGCTGCTGCCGCCGCCGCGTTCGCCGCCTTGAGCTGCGGGTGCTTGGAATAGAGATAGCTCTGCTGCGCCAGCGTCAGGATGTTCGAAGTCACCCAGTAGAGCAGCAGGCCCGCGGCAAAGGGCGCCATCACGAACATCAGGATCCACGGCATGATCGCGAACATCTGCTGCTGCACTGGGTCCATGGCCGCCGGATTGAGCTTGAAGGTCAGCCACATGGTGATCCCCAGCAGCACCGCAAGCGGGCCGATGGCGAGGAAGCCCGCGGGCACATCGTAAGGCAGCATCCCGAACAGGTTGAGGATATGCGCCGGGTCAGGCGCCGAGAGATCCTTGATCCACAGCACGAAGGGCTCGTGCCGCATCTCGATCGCCAGCACCAGCACCTTGTAGAGCGCGAAGAACACCGGAATCTGGATCAGCATCGGCAGGCAGCCGGACAAGGGGTTCACCTTCTCGTCCTTGTAGAGCTTCATGATCTCCTGCTGCTGGCGCTGCTTGTCGTCCTTGAAGCGCTCCTGGATCTCCTTCATCTTCGGCTGCACCGCCTTCATCGCCGCCATCGAGGCAAAGCCCTTCTGCGCGATCGGGAACATCAGCCCGCGGATGATGACGGTGAGCAGGATGATCGCCACCCCGAAATTGCCGACGAGACTATTGAGCGTGCGCAGCAGCCACAGGATCGGCTTTTCGAAGATCTCGAACCAGCCCCAGCTGATCGCCTTGCCGAAATAGGTGATGCCGCCATCCTCGTACTTGTCGAGGATCAGACTGTCCTTGGCCCCGGCATAGAGGCGGGTCTGCTGCGCCAT
This window contains:
- a CDS encoding TonB-dependent receptor domain-containing protein; this encodes MSTNLLSRFALMCGASLIAATAAQAQDAVELPPTTPEEDVSREIVVTGTQIQGAKINDVLPVTVVDEIDIANVAATSGDELFRAIPQAGSVAFNEQNDVTSNNARGDAASINLRDLGTGNTLLLINGRRMVLNPGFQTELLVPVVSPDTNEIAPGSVRRLEVLRDGASAIYGADAVAGVVNTVLRGNRKGGFIEGEYRDSDGTGLYSTQINGGYGFDFADGRANLTVYGGYFYENGMDASERAYSADDDKTPLLVGTDFEGDTQFNNRNTFGPFGQFDIQITNNNQTPIRDDDFYLQPSTFTGCRLEFGNGLCARNGDNPTAAVRYNRAFGTTLISEKSRYNAALLFNYEFSDNIEGYFEGTYYRSESSRNITPAAILSAVPVGISRNAYWNPFGPVTFPGGAANPNRLPGLTVPASGADVIMERYRFVDAGNRTVDVDKDSYRLVAGLKGNFGNWDFDTGFVYSEARATDLEGNRVSLTLLQQAINKSTPDAYNPFNGGCVTGDPGNDDCTPNPTSSIDPFRISVFRKGGTSLALADFKVSNSSLFTLPGGDVGVAAGIEWRRETFFDDRDPRIDGTITWTDSVTGVFDGSDVVGTSASPDTSGTRVVWSAFAETFVPLVSEDMEIPLIAALNLQLAGRMEHFRDIDETAIVPRAAASWTVVPGLMFRGAWSQGFRAPNLVQVNDEGTTRSNTRDDFVRCQAQVIKGQLANLGICPGEGVISFRSGTDQLQPEDSESINLGAVLEPAFIPGLTLTADYWRVKQTGLVGTFGDDNAIALDLLLRQTGSSNPNVIRATPTQEQIDLYAGTGLAAAGDIIRVLDPYLNLDSRVSKGWDFGLAYNVPDFGIGKFRLRFNAARLESFVQSAGPDGQTLLDAVASGALPPEVRIEGLGQLLEIEGRPKWRFTGSVNWDNGPVDVGLFAQYVGAVWNTSVTRDVPLVSDDPNANFWRVNDMLTINATVSYSFEDEGLLEGTRIRLGVNNIFDVDPPLADDTYGYLSALHSPRGRVFRVEVRKSF
- a CDS encoding M14 family metallopeptidase; the protein is MRHLWAGLALLAGGCAASPPPAPDMAAAGANSCRSASVTIAYDFDGAPPLACAVTGERAFELLVTPEHAPPINPSPWYAFRYTAQGDGPVSVTLRYLEGGHRYAPKLATDGSWREIPAEVSADGKAARIDLPPGAGVIAAQELMEPVLARQALSRWAEQGGTEVFTLGTSHDGRPIDAIRLGRPDAPRLVVLLGRQHPPEVTGAIAMEAFVGALAARAGDLGDVQVLVVPMLNPDGVVRGHWRANRGAVDLNRDWGAFTQPETRSVKAWLDALPQGVRPVLMVDFHSTSRNLFYVQGDAEATPAQQRFLGAWLEGKEAAFAGYPFTIEKRNANPGSGTTKNWFHATYAIPAYTYEVGDKADRAATRAAAQALAEGMLKALGE
- the yihA gene encoding ribosome biogenesis GTP-binding protein YihA/YsxC, producing MTDPERQAEAEEAASRLFSGPVDFLRSAPQLQFLPDPVVPEIAFCGRSNVGKSSLLNALTGRKAIARASVTPGRTQELNFFDVGRPEDEGALPLFRLVDMPGYGFAKAPVKVVEKWKALVNSYLRGRQVLARTLVLIDSRHGIKDVDRTMMTMLDQAAVGYRIVLTKTDKIKASDLEKVAGATAAEAKKHVAAHPDIHLTSSEKGMGIAALRAAVVADALGEEWMG